gtctataaggtaacaataatataataataagataaccttgtttaaattgtaaaatggctttggctaaatacaatctttgactaaaactagactaaaatggtcctggagtaaaatgctcagactttaagtcgactgaaacttgacacgactaaaaggagaatgaacgtggctaaaactaataaaaactaaaatgatagcttgacccaaatactagactaaaactaaaattgaaacaggctgccaaaaacaacactaccaACGGCACATAAATTACAAGCGGTTTGATGCATTCGGCCTCTGCGATGTGCAGAAAATTAGCGCTGGTGTCTTCACCCGTACATCGTTGACACCACGCGTATCAATAATGCATTAAGCCCTGCTATCGCTTCACAGCTATTTTTAAATGGGGGTGTGACGGAAACGAAATTATGCAGCGTGGAACTCACAGAGGGCTTGTAGTGCTGAGGTTTACATGTGTGCGGTGCGGCCCTCGGGGGGCCAGCACGAGTACGGCCACGATGGCAACGGTGCAGGTCACAGCGAGCGTGGAGTCTGAGATTACACAAGTCCCACCGACCGTAGGCGCGCAGGCCCAAATCGTTTCATGTGCATCGTTATGAGTAAAAGTCACATCGCCGTCAAGGCGATTAACCTCGAATAGAGCTGCTGAAAAAGCGCATTAAAAATCCCTTAAGCTTCACCAACAGGTGCTGTTCCCTCACAGCGCCGAGTCAgggcaaaacaataaaaataaatggtccAATCCAAAACCTCGATTAGCTGGCTGAAGGTGAGGTGTAGACAAAAGCTGCCTGTAGATGAGACCCCTCCACCCTCCGCTCGTCATGGGCGGAGGCCAAACGGGGGCGCAGGATGTTTTTGTTAAAGGCAGAGGTTGCCGTGATTGAGCAGAGCCAACATGCAGAGCAAGAGAGCAGGGAAATACTTAaacagggaagaaaaaaagaaagaaaaaaatccggtTAGGACTTAAAGTGTCAGTGAGAGGATCATGAGAGTAGCCTGAGCTGAAGGAGACAGGCAGAGCTGCTTTAAACTGGGAATTTAAAACCAGGGGTCTGAAACCCTCCTCATAATCTTCCTCACACAAGCGACCGAGCAGAAGCccacctgaacacacacacacacacacacacactcgcattTGTCCCTTTATGGGGCCACAAGTTTTACACCCAATAGTGGGGCCCACCCTTTCCAATGGTCCCagacccacacacacaaacacacacacacacacacacacacacacacacacacacacacacacacacacacacacacacacacacacacacacacacacacacacgcacacacacgcacacacacagacagtagGTATTACATCATCAATGCTGCATTGTCCTTAGCAACAAACCTTATAAAATGCCTTATAAAACAGCACAACAAACGTCTTTTATCCAGAGCTGCACGTGTAATAGACCCTGCAAGCTGATGCACGCAAAGTTTGGTGATTTTTATTTCCACTTCCTCCCTACATGGGTGAATGAGTGGGTCCCTTCCTGCACAGCAAACACAGCATTTCCATTAGACTGTTGGGAGTGCGTTCGTGTGTTTCTCGGTGACTCAGACACCTCGGCCGCTACGCTCCCTCACACCAAACCTCAATAACATGGCCTCTGGTTTGTGCCACTTCACAGGCGCCATAGGGGCTACACAAGCGCTTCGCTAAGTGATGAGCTACAGGAGGCGATAGGCAGGGCAGGTGCTTTCGGAGGAATTAAGGGGGTAAACAGCTTTTGTAACAGTCCTTTACTTTCAGCCGGggctgacacacaaccacacatacacaccttaAAACCAAAAGGTAACTAAATGATCATTTCCATTATTTGGACACACAGAGGAGGATGAATATGTAAATAACTTGTCAGGAGAAAACGGATCCCTGTGCTGGGAGAGGAACATGTCAATGGCTAATGCGGTGTAATAGTGTTAATCACAAGGGGATGGTGTTTAGCGGGGGTGTGGGGTCTATGCAAATTGACTGCATGGGGGGGATACTGGCATGTAAATGGCATGATTCATTGGCTGAAAGTCAGTCACGCAAGAGAGATGGCTGCTGGTGTAAAAATAAGTGTAATGGAGAACATTATGGGGGCAAATCACCTGGcgaagaaagaggaaaagacGGATGAGGTTCCATACTGCCATCTGTTTAGCATTCAAAACCCAAATCAAAATGCTGTGATAAGGGCTGTCGCAGCAGCAACAGTTGCCAGGGAAACCTGACGGCAGGATGCTGAGGGTTGAGGGGAGAAGGGTGGAGGAGGGGCGCTGTTTATGTGAGGACACAGTCACAATGCTCAGGTTGATTGGGTGCCACTGAAGGAACACTGGCCGACTGAGATACCACACCTCAGAGGAACGCTACCGACACGGGGCGAAGGGGCGCCTCGTCAGGCGCTGATGGCCATGCCGCATGGCGCATTTAGTCTGAGTGGAGCACAATCACACCCCGAGCACTGCGATGGCGATGACATTCACAGAAGTATACGCTGACAGCGAGTGAGCTCCTGCAGCGCGGCAGGGCCTTTCCTGTCCCCCTGTGCAGAAACAAGACCCGGTGCTGACCATTTCACATTCGCTACGACTCACCTCGAGAGGAGCCAAAGGGATAAAAACAGTGATACCAGGACTAAAACCGGTCATGACATTaatgaaatcaaatcaaataaaagccACCAAATTTCACAGACTTCAACTCTCATTTTATGTGCcaggtttttttaattttcaaagtGACCTTTGCTAACAGAACAGCTCTCATAATTATAACCAGTGTCTTTAGCtaattataataacaataacaatattacAATAAAGATAACacgtgatttaaaaaaacaaaaaaaataatcaaactagataaaaaccaaaaatgaaaaacactcATCATAatagtttgtctttttttaaaagagatCTATAAGGTTctatattttttcatttaaatgtcCTTTTTCTTTAGAAAAAAACTCACCCACCTCCGTTTACTCTATTGTGTCACCATCTTCTTCCGGGGACGAGCACTGCATAGCTTTAAAAACGTTCTGCAATGCCGGTTGTCCACTTAGCTCAATGCCGCCATCAAATCCACTCACACATGATAACACCGACACACGGCTGTGAAATAATCCTCTGCAAAGGTGCAGTCTTCCACAGAAGTTCATGTCCTGTAATTAATGCCTGATAACACGAGGGTCCCTGACTGCTCGAGACCTCAGAGGAGTCAGTGAGAAATGGACTTGACAAAGCCATTTTGAGGGTCATGTGTCGtccgtgtcccccccccccgatgCACGTAGAGGTTGCTTTGTGGCTCTTCGCGTCCATCCTACTGCAGTTCATTCCTACAACAGGTTCAGTCATAACTTCATCgtcataaacaaattaaaacagtAACTTGTCTGGTACCTGTAGGCACTAGTAGTAGCAATAATAGTCACATGAGTaaaaataatgtattatatCATAATCAAGATCTTAAATCATATGTTGGAGATTAATTTTTTCAGGAAATTTGGATGTACATGCTTGAATTGGCATGTGCAGCGGTTTAGTGAATGTACAGTAAATCATTACGACATATTGTCAATCATTCAATCATTAAATGACAATCATGACAAATAAAGTCaagtttattttcattaatcACATTATGATCTTTATTATTAATACTACAGTGCCACTGCATACCATTAGACAAAAAGCAATAGtcatgttttttgtatttttgcagCAGAGTTTAAAGAGCTTCTCCCTCAAATGACCCTGTTTGTGTGACTGAGAGGGAAAACAACTTTTGTTGCTGCAAAAATGTCAAGACCAAAATAAATGTACTCAAACACTTCACCAGGCTCGTGTTTTGGCTCCACGGATGCCAACTCTCCGTCATGTGTCCTCATGAAGAGCAGTCAGGGGGGCTGTTTCGCTCCAAATTGAGAAAACTCAACAAGAAGGGGCCACCGAAACAGCTgcgcaggattttttttttttttttttttttttttttttttaatatgtatatatttttcagaCATTGTAGTTTTTCAGTCAGAAGCTCAATAAAGATTCTTTATAATTTATTTCtttgaatgaaaatatatttacggtatatataatatgtatgtcCAGTCCTCTTTATATCTCTCCTTGTCTTAAATCCCTCAGGATTTTCTTCACCCATGACGGCTCACTCTGCTGCTTTTCTCCTTCGAAGAAGACAGTAGCCAGTAAAGGGTGAACGAGAGGAAAAGTGAGGGGAAAACCACTCCCAAAGAAACACTTTTCTTGCTATGATGTTCTGGACAGCATCACCACTCTGTTCTAATGTTACCACCTGTGTGTTTCAGTGCTTCCTGGAAACCTGGACCCCCACTGCTAACAAATGATCATTGTTTGTTATTCACTGTCCCTGCCAAACGCTAATCTAACATGATGTTCAGTGGCGGATATTGTGTGTCCCTccaaatactgtatatatactgaATGCATCAAGAAATATAAGAAGCAATCTGTATACAACCTAGAGGGGGGCTCATTGCACATATGTATTGTTCACAACTGTCCACTACGTGAAAAAGATTGGCTTGATCTTAGGCTTCGGTAAAATCCATAGCCTTTTGCACATAATGGGTGATTCTGATGTTTGTGGTTTAGACCATGTGCAAATGCTATTGGTGGGACTAGTGTActgtcttcctgtctgcttCTCCATGTCAACAGATTCACGCCACGACATGGTGGCTACATTCAGTCTCTTCACAGGTGCTTTTAATATCAGTGTCTCTATCCAGAATCCCCCTTCTTCTTACCTTATACTTTCTCATACCTTCACTTCACTACTCAGATTTGAGTCTCTTGCACATTTTCCTTTGAGCCACCCTTAAAAAGTAAAGGCTCATTCTGGCCCTTTCCCTTTAGGCCTTTCAGAGAACTGTGTAGGCCCAACTGGGGAAGGGGTACGGGTGAAGGCAGGGTGCACCCTGTGGGTAACCCCCCACTCGTGGTGGTTGGAATCTGGGAGCAGGATATGGTCTGTGATTGAGAGCACAATGAggggttgttgttgttattaaggCCCATACATGTGCCCGTGCCCAGGCCCAGGCCCATCATGTTGTTGTTAAAGTGATGGGTTTTGTAGTAGTGGTTGAGGTGGTCCGATCGAGCCAGGTTAGGTAAGTTGACTATTTCGGGGTGGTGCAGCCTCAGGCTCTGGCCCCCTCCAAGTCCACTGCTTCCACTCTGCGACATGGTAGAGCCGCCAGAGATGCCACTGCCTCGGCTACTGGCCCCGGGGCCCAGCTCATCCTCCACATTAATGATTTCGATGGCGCGAGCAGGGCCGTGATGTTTATGCAGCTGGTGCTGCTTCCTCAGCTTGTAGAACACCACAAGCATCACCGCTGCCATGAAGGTAATGGCTACGAAGCAGCCGATGATGATCTTGGTGGTCTTCATCACATCGTCCAGGCCCGAGAAGCCCGGTTCAGTGATCGGCACAGTAAAGGTGGGTCGAGTTGCATGAGGCGAGGACGAGGGCCAGCCAGGAGGCAGGGAGGGATCTGTGGTTGAAATTCCATCAGGCCAAAGGTCCGAAGGAGTGGGACCAGGGTGAACCCGGATAAAAGTCTCATTGAAGGCAACCAAAGCGTACTCATTCCCTCTTCCAGCCTCGACTGTTTCCACGGTTACTGTTGTAAAGTAGGTGTAATTGACGCTTACATCAGCAGCGGTAACATTGAGGACAGCGGTAGCCGTGGTGTTACCAGCAGCGTTGGTTACCATGCAGGTGTACTGGCCGGTGTCTCGTAGGGTGACATTTGTGAAGTTGAGTGTGCCGTCATGCAAAACGGATATCCGGACCCGGTAGGAACCATGGGTCATTAGCGTGCCATTGGGGGTAATCCAGTTGACAGACGTTGTAGATGTGCTTGTGCGACACTTGAGCTCCGCAGCCATACCCTCAGTGACGTTGAGGTCAGTAGGGGGTTCCACGATGACAGGCGCGAAGCAAGTAAAGTGGCTCTGGTCAAGCTCTCCAATGTACTTGCCTTTCAAGAATGGGGGAGCGTGGCAGCGGGCACAGCAGGTGGTGTTGCTGGGTACTGTCTCCTTCAACCACCAGCTAAGCCAAAGCACATCACAGTTGCAGACCCAGGGGTTGTGGTTGAGATGTACCCTCTCCAACTTGTGAAGGGGTGTGAAGAGATCATGGGGCAGAGAGTGAAGGGAATTATGGGACAGGTTGAGCTCCTCCAGGTTTTTCAGGTCATCAAATGCATTGCGTTCAATGACAGACACCTGCGAGTGCATTAACCACAACTTGCGAAGATACTCCAGGCCCTGGAAAGAACCAGGACGGATGATCTCCAATCGATTTCCTGATAGTTCCAGCTCTTCCAAACGTACAAGGGCTGTAAGTTTGGGAATGTCCTTCAGTCCACACATGCCCAAGTTCAAGTACCGTAGATTGACGAGGCCCACAAAGGCTGCATCAGAGATGAAATCCAACTTCTTGAGTTCACCCAAGTCCAGACGACGTAGCGAGGGCACACGGTGGAAGGCATAGCCTGGTAGGGTCTCAATGGGGTTGTTGCGCAGCCACAGCTCTCGCAGTTTGCTGAGGTACTCAAAGGCATGTGATGGCACCAGTGTGAGGCGGTTGTCAAAGAGTTCCAGTGTGTTGAGGTTTGGGAGGCCATTGAATGCTCCGACTTCGATCTGACGTATCTGATTCTTGGATAGCTGAAGGATTTCAAGGTGCCTCAGGTGCTTGAACGTATCTGACTTGATGACCTGCAGggataaataaagataaagttACTGGAAAAGATATAGAATGATGGTTACTTTGTCATTTAACAGGTTACAGGTTTGGATAAAATTAAAAAGAGAATTTAATCAAATGTATTCTGCCAAGCCTTCCCAAAGTAAAGTTTTTGTATCTATCTGCAAACTGCGGCAATAAAGTCtacatattttctttttattaaatgtaaaaTGTGTCCTTTAGACTTTAGAGTAATTGTATAATCCAGTGACGTTCATAGCCTCACTATTGTAGGGTGGATTGAGGAGAGTCGCTCTAGGTTTGAGTCTCAGGTGAGGccactgtttgtttgtttttttgtctctagGCTATTTTGCATTTCAGTCGTAACGTGGCTTCAGTCTTCATCTGTTAAAGACGCAGCAATAATTCCAGTGATAATTACAATAATAGTATGTATTTGTTAATGTGACTGAACAAAGTCATTAATTGTGCTTCATTGAAAATGGAGAGGGGGTCGCTGTCTGCAAGGGGATTTCATTCCCCTTCAAAAATCTTGGCACAACTCTTTGTTGCTCTGTATTTGTTTTGCTTGAGACACCAAAATGACTTTGTTAGGCTTAACATAGACTGTGGATTAAGAGAGATTTTCACGGCCTTGCACATTCCTGACAAACTGTCAATTTGTGACAAATTGGAAGTGAGATGGTACTCTTTTGCTTCAGAAACTTGAGGCAGAGATTATTTATACTACTGGTTTTCTGCAACAaaaatatgtatgtatgaataTTTTATTCCCTGTGGTCTAAATGAATCATCTGTAACATGCACAGTAGAAATACCAAAAATGTTCCGCACCCCACTCCCTtttaaacatgagtttaatcaaCTTTGCCACATCGGTGAAAACCTGTTGCAGTAGCTCAGTTCACGTTTTTTCTTTGCAGCTTCCTCATATGCAATTCTGAGGTTTTTTCTGTTAAAACATTGATCCAAGAGAAAAAGAttgatgctggtttggatgCTGTGCTGGCTAAAGGATTGCTGCTGCCAATAAGTAACTATGACAACTGGATAGTTGTTTACATAATGAACAAACAGAACTTTTCAGGTTAACCGTCAGTGCATCAAATCCAGGTGGGCTAAAAAAGAGATGTTGAGTAAGTAAAGCAGGAGTATAGCAGATTGTGAGGAGGAAGACATTCAAAAAATGTTCTCTAAATTTTCACAGAGAGATGTAAGATCACTGGCACACAAAATGGAGCTTGGAGCACTGATGAATACAAATGTGGACAGTTGAGGATGCAGTTCTGTTTCACCCCAACATGTCTGCAGAAACATATTCTGTACTCcaatgcttttatttatttcaaactgTACGTTCAGACGGAGCAGTAAGAGTAAAGGACGAAGGACGGCAGAGCTTGTTACCAACAGATGGTGCAATCCTGGACCTGTTACTGAGAAGGAGTGTCTCTGCTGACAGATATTGCACTGTTGTTTTTGAGTTCACCTGCGTTAACCTGTCAATGCTGCGTGTGACATCATCAGCCAAGTTATTCATTTCCTGTCttcttgttatttttaatattacGTCAACTGTAATTTAACCCGCGTTTATTGTTATCGTGCAAACTGGAGTGAAAGCATTCCCAGCCGAAGCTTTCATCACGCAGGCACCATCACACACTAACTTGACCTT
This window of the Cololabis saira isolate AMF1-May2022 chromosome 21, fColSai1.1, whole genome shotgun sequence genome carries:
- the lrrc4ba gene encoding leucine-rich repeat-containing protein 4B, whose amino-acid sequence is MRIATLTCCPGPSPLLFLLAQLLLRLLLPGQELVGAASSCPTLCTCSNQASRVICTRQNLEDVPESISVNTRYLNLQENSIQVIKSDTFKHLRHLEILQLSKNQIRQIEVGAFNGLPNLNTLELFDNRLTLVPSHAFEYLSKLRELWLRNNPIETLPGYAFHRVPSLRRLDLGELKKLDFISDAAFVGLVNLRYLNLGMCGLKDIPKLTALVRLEELELSGNRLEIIRPGSFQGLEYLRKLWLMHSQVSVIERNAFDDLKNLEELNLSHNSLHSLPHDLFTPLHKLERVHLNHNPWVCNCDVLWLSWWLKETVPSNTTCCARCHAPPFLKGKYIGELDQSHFTCFAPVIVEPPTDLNVTEGMAAELKCRTSTSTTSVNWITPNGTLMTHGSYRVRISVLHDGTLNFTNVTLRDTGQYTCMVTNAAGNTTATAVLNVTAADVSVNYTYFTTVTVETVEAGRGNEYALVAFNETFIRVHPGPTPSDLWPDGISTTDPSLPPGWPSSSPHATRPTFTVPITEPGFSGLDDVMKTTKIIIGCFVAITFMAAVMLVVFYKLRKQHQLHKHHGPARAIEIINVEDELGPGASSRGSGISGGSTMSQSGSSGLGGGQSLRLHHPEIVNLPNLARSDHLNHYYKTHHFNNNMMGLGLGTGTCMGLNNNNNPSLCSQSQTISCSQIPTTTSGGLPTGCTLPSPVPLPQLGLHSSLKGLKGKGQNEPLLFKGGSKENVQETQI